DNA from Thermoanaerobaculia bacterium:
TCGTCGAGAGCGGGCGCTACGCCGCGCTCTCCGGTTCGCACGCCTTCGAGCTGCAGCAGTCGATGCTCAAAGCGCTGCGCTATACCGTGCAGAACCCGCAGGCGCCCGCCGCACCGTTCTTCGGGCTCGCCGCTTTCCCGAGTCTCCACCTCGCGACCACCGCGCTCGGCCTCATCGTCGCCTGGCGCGTCTGGCGGCCGCTCCTCGTCCTGCTCGTGCCGTGGAACCTCGCCATCGCCGCGAGCGCCGTCTACTTCGGCTGGCACTACGCGCTCGACATCTACCCCGGCCTGGCGCTCGCCGCGCTCGGCTGGTGGGCGGCCGGACGACTCCTGCCGTCGCCCGCTGCACCGGCCGCCCCCGCGCCCCCCGCCACTCCCGGCGCCGCCGGGATCGGCTGAAGGCTCCGTCCGGTCCCCCGCTTCCGCTGCACCAGAGAGTCGAGATGCCGGCCCTTGCCCGGCGTGGGGAGAAGGTACTCGCGCTCGCAGCAAGGGTCCGTCAGGGTCCGATCTCCAGGCGCGCGAGGATCGACCGGCTCGTATCATTCGCCCCCGGGGCCGCCGGAATCTTCGATGCGACTGG
Protein-coding regions in this window:
- a CDS encoding phosphatase PAP2 family protein, which encodes FRRDLAIYLRALATLLVALVAYTNLKCRLLLFHPQLFDRIFWNLDDLLHMGGGDFVAWVTSLHSPPRTDLLQSVYFYAWAALALPLAVAMARSGAALVRRALAALALCYIVGVFVYLAFPSLGPALVESGRYAALSGSHAFELQQSMLKALRYTVQNPQAPAAPFFGLAAFPSLHLATTALGLIVAWRVWRPLLVLLVPWNLAIAASAVYFGWHYALDIYPGLALAALGWWAAGRLLPSPAAPAAPAPPATPGAAGIG